A single window of Fervidicoccus fontis Kam940 DNA harbors:
- a CDS encoding acylphosphatase, whose product MPGLARVHIKVYGIVQGVFFRSFTRKVAKELNVKGWVRNCIDGSVEIVAEGEEDALFKLINEVKKGPPAAVVENVDVSWEEYRGEFDDFVIIR is encoded by the coding sequence ATGCCTGGTCTCGCTAGGGTGCACATAAAAGTCTACGGCATAGTTCAAGGGGTTTTTTTCCGCTCCTTTACTAGGAAAGTAGCAAAAGAATTGAACGTAAAAGGATGGGTAAGGAACTGTATTGATGGCAGCGTAGAGATAGTCGCAGAAGGGGAAGAAGACGCTCTGTTTAAACTAATAAATGAGGTAAAGAAGGGCCCCCCTGCTGCTGTGGTAGAAAATGTAGATGTAAGCTGGGAGGAGTATAGAGGTGAATTTGACGATTTTGTGATCATTAGGTAG
- a CDS encoding NAD(P)/FAD-dependent oxidoreductase yields MIKIVGGGPSGISFAISYLINSRKDEKIKVYDGERNYEKPCGEALLNLNMNIYYVEPEILHEIKDFYIYDGENLIEERHYSSGKWFIIDKRKWIEEHRRYAEKSGILLSYEKVNPFKEKNGSEDLVIDATGPFSFNKLRKIPIARAIISSDLSLESEVKLIFDAENIGFYWVFPSAGKLINVGYGSLLIKNPTSKLMEFMNKKFRNLRILNIKTSLITLQYRAKPIYTFGYTIGEANGTVFSLTGEGIRPSYVQSSLLGKFLIELRDFNKAYNTVINHADFKELSDQLKLQYNLLTIYQKLPLSMRRSLLRRIKHAIDDYITKNVIDPRKVLFKI; encoded by the coding sequence ATGATAAAAATAGTGGGAGGAGGACCCTCTGGCATTTCATTTGCAATAAGCTACCTTATCAACAGTAGAAAAGATGAAAAAATAAAAGTATATGATGGAGAGAGAAATTATGAGAAGCCATGCGGAGAGGCGCTTCTGAACTTAAACATGAATATCTATTATGTTGAACCAGAAATATTGCACGAAATAAAAGACTTCTACATTTACGACGGAGAAAATTTAATAGAAGAAAGACATTACTCCTCAGGAAAATGGTTCATCATAGATAAAAGGAAGTGGATTGAAGAGCACAGAAGGTATGCAGAAAAAAGCGGTATACTGCTTTCTTACGAAAAAGTAAATCCATTTAAAGAAAAAAATGGTAGCGAGGATCTAGTTATAGATGCTACTGGTCCATTTTCATTCAATAAGTTGAGGAAAATACCTATAGCTAGAGCGATTATTTCCTCAGATCTTTCTCTTGAAAGTGAAGTAAAACTGATTTTTGACGCAGAAAATATAGGATTCTACTGGGTTTTTCCCAGTGCTGGAAAATTAATAAACGTTGGATATGGGTCTTTGCTGATAAAGAACCCTACAAGCAAGCTAATGGAGTTTATGAATAAAAAATTTAGAAACTTAAGAATTTTGAACATAAAGACATCGCTAATAACTCTTCAATATCGAGCTAAGCCCATATATACTTTTGGCTATACGATTGGAGAAGCTAACGGAACAGTCTTTTCTCTAACTGGAGAAGGAATAAGACCTTCATATGTTCAGTCCTCACTATTGGGAAAATTTCTGATCGAATTGAGGGACTTCAATAAAGCTTACAACACTGTAATAAACCACGCAGACTTCAAAGAGCTTTCCGATCAACTTAAACTACAATATAATCTCTTAACAATATACCAAAAGCTCCCTTTATCAATGAGAAGAAGTCTTCTGAGAAGAATTAAACATGCTATTGACGATTATATTACCAAAAATGTAATTGACCCTAGGAAAGTGCTTTTCAAAATTTAA